One genomic region from Argentina anserina chromosome 2, drPotAnse1.1, whole genome shotgun sequence encodes:
- the LOC126783362 gene encoding septin and tuftelin-interacting protein 1 homolog 1-like, with amino-acid sequence MEEEIHGSRKRRRQEDGNVGGLGLTAGIGMQMMKNMGYKGGGLGKNEQGMINPIQPKSRPKNLGMGFHGYNETKTNLPNSQQQEEEPIQDESPTKHDGDSPPMPTWKKNVINKQQKDFCLAEFLAQKMEQEQRVEAVETSENLNDEGLSAVLKRLDEANVLGELTLESLAEGFADMRRRCTDDCKLLNLSRIVLTFTKPLFNEMFQGWDPLRNPRFGFDIVSTWKGLLPEECCYTQLVKEVVLSEVRIAGLNSWQAEDPEPMLEFLEAWKELLPTCVVHDILDMVVLPELKFAVQLWEPNLGTVPIHLWVHPWLPLLFELGDKYQLEMSELFGIMRLKLCNFLTPWHPRDGSGYNIVSPWKYVFDSCTWELIMSRYVVPKLEIVLLDEFEVNPVNQKLDQFNWVLRWASAIPMHLMVNVMVKGFFPKWIEGLHFWLETNPNFENVANWYRGWKELIPKEFHANESIRCQLECGLSMMNRAVEEMEVARPGLEENSRVVGKAVRAARENLEGQTNMDDIDHEMIFKAKNVQVLFEAKKRAAAFLANARLGSTSDMDDISHQMNLRDVIEAEAQEHGLLFRPKPGRRYDGHQVYGFGNVNIMVDFLKEKIYAQTEETWSLVSLERLLELHMNKETMSFQRPLHT; translated from the coding sequence ATGGAAGAAGAAATCCATGGCTCCAGAAAACGCAGGAGGCAGGAGGACGGCAACGTCGGAGGCCTTGGTCTCACCGCCGGAATCGGGATGCAGATGATGAAAAATATGGGCTACAAAGGAGGCGGTCTCGGCAAGAACGAACAGGGAATGATCAACCCCATCCAACCCAAATCCAGGCCTAAGAATTTAGGCATGGGCTTCCACGGTTACAATGAGACCAAAACCAACCTACCCAATTCGcaacaacaagaagaagaaccaaTTCAGGACGAAAGCCCCACAAAGCATGATGGTGATTCTCCTCCCATGCCAACTTGGAAGAAGAACGTTATCAACAAGCAGCAGAAGGATTTCTGTTTGGCAGAGTTCTTAGCCCAGAAGATGGAACAGGAACAGAGAGTTGAAGCTGTTGAAACTTCGGAGAATCTGAATGACGAGGGGCTAAGTGCTGTTTTGAAACGACTGGATGAAGCGAATGTGTTGGGAGAGTTGACACTGGAATCGCTGGCTGAGGGGTTTGCCGACATGCGGAGGAGATGCACTGACGATTGTAAGTTGCTTAACTTGTCTCGAATTGTGCTTACATTTACAAAGCCTCTGTTTAACGAGATGTTTCAGGGTTGGGATCCTCTGCGGAATCCACGGTTTGGTTTCGACATTGTATCCACCTGGAAGGGTTTGCTTCCTGAAGAATGTTGTTATACTCAGTTGGTCAAAGAGGTTGTCTTGTCTGAGGTGAGGATTGCTGGGCTCAATAGTTGGCAGGCGGAGGACCCTGAACCGATGCTAGAGTTTTTGGAGGCTTGGAAAGAGCTGCTGCCCACTTGTGTTGTTCATGACATATTGGATATGGTGGTCTTGCCTGAGTTGAAGTTTGCTGTACAGTTGTGGGAACCAAACTTGGGGACTGTTCCCATCCATTTGTGGGTGCATCCATGGCTGCCATTATTGTTTGAGTTGGGAGACAAGTATCAATTAGAGATGTCAGAGTTGTTTGGAATAATGAGGTTGAAGTTGTGTAATTTTCTTACCCCATGGCATCCGAGAGATGGCTCTGGTTATAACATAGTGTCACCATGGAAATATGTGTTTGATTCTTGCACTTGGGAACTGATTATGAGTAGATATGTAGTCCCCAAGTTGGAGATTGTACTACTAGATGAATTTGAAGTGAACCCTGTGAATCAGAAGCTTGATCAGTTTAATTGGGTCTTGAGGTGGGCTTCTGCTATTCCTATGCATCTGATGGTCAATGTGATGGTGAAGGGTTTCTTTCCGAAGTGGATAGAGGGTTTGCATTTCTGGTTGGAAACCAATCCGAATTTTGAGAATGTTGCAAATTGGTATAGGGGTTGGAAGGAACTTATCCCAAAAGAGTTTCATGCGAATGAAAGTATTCGTTGTCAGCTTGAGTGTGGTCTTAGTATGATGAACCGGGCTGTTGAGGAGATGGAGGTTGCTCGACCTGGTTTGGAAGAGAATTCTAGGGTAGTCGGAAAAGCAGTACGGGCAGCCCGAGAAAACTTGGAGGGCCAAACTAACATGGATGACATTGATCATGAGATGATTTTTAAAGCAAAAAATGTTCAAGTTCTATTTGAGGCAAAGAAGAGAGCAGCAGCTTTTTTAGCCAATGCGAGATTGGGCAGCACAAGTGACATGGATGACATTAGTCATCAAATGAACCTGAGAGATGTAATTGAAGCAGAGGCGCAGGAACATGGCTTGCTATTTAGGCCTAAACCTGGGCGAAGGTATGATGGTCACCAGGTATATGGGTTTGGTAACGTAAACATAATGGTGGACTTTCTAAAAGAGAAGATATATGCTCAAACTGAAGAGACTTGGTCTCTTGTGTCCCTTGAGAGGTTACTTGAGCTACACATGAACAAGGAGACGATGAGTTTTCAGAGGCCTCTACACACTTGA
- the LOC126783035 gene encoding probable E3 ubiquitin-protein ligase BAH1-like 1, with product MKFCKTYQEYMQGQENKLPEVGFKKLKKILKKCRRDFQSGNDINNLAVHDPRTCPDHCPVCDGSFFPSLLNEMSDVVGFFNQKAQKLLEYHLASGFRKYMLLFKGKPQGNHVALIQEGKDLVTYALINAIAIRKILKKYDKIHYSTQGQAFKSQAQSMHIGILQSPWLCELMAFHINLRQSNIKSRKRPALFEGCSLTMNDEKPTLTCELFDSVKVDIDLTCSICLDTVFDPVALTCGHIFCYMCACSAASVTIVDGIKAAEPKEKCPLCREANVYRGAVHLDELSILISRSCREYWEQRIQTEKVERVRQAKQHWEEQCRLFMGI from the exons ATGAAGTTCTGCAAGACATACCAGGAGTACATGCAAGGCCAAGAGAATAAGCTACCTGAGGTTGGCTTCAAGAAGCTTAAGAAGATCCTGAAGAAATGCCGCAGAGATTTTCAGTCCGGAAACGACATTAATAATCTCGCCGTACATGACCCCAGAACATGCCCTGATCATTGCCCAG TGTGTGATGGGTCGTTTTTCCCCTCACTGCTCAATGAAATGTCTGATGTGGTAGGATTTTTCAATCAGAAAGCACAGAAATTGCTCGAGTACCATTTGGCTTCTGGGTTTCGTAAGTACATGCTTTTATTCAAAGGCAAGCCTCAAGGAAACCATGTTGCTTTAATCCAAGAAGGCAAGGACCTTGTTACTTATGCACTTATTAACGCCATTGCGATCCGAAAAATACTAAAAAAGTATGATAAG ATTCATTACTCAACGCAAGGGCAGGCCTTTAAGTCACAAGCGCAAAGTATGCACATTGGAATTCTTCAAAGTCCTTGGCTTTGTGAGCTTATGGCTTTCCACATTAATTTAAGGCAATCAAATATCAAGTCGAGGAAGAGACCTGCTTTGTTTGAGGGGTGCTCTCTTACGATGAATGATGAGAAGCCGACTCTCACCTGTGAACTCTTTGATTCTGTCAAGGTTGATATTGATTTGACATGTTCAATATGCCTG GACACAGTTTTTGATCCAGTTGCTCTCACTTGTGGTCATATATTCTGCTACATGTGTGCCTGCTCGGCTGCATCGGTGACCATCGTTGATGGGATCAAGGCTGCTGAGCCTAAAGAGAAATGCCCTTTATGCCGAGAG GCAAACGTTTACCGAGGTGCTGTACACCTAGATGAGCTTAGCATTTTAATCAGCAGAAG CTGCCGCGAATACTGGGAGCAGCGGATTCAGACAGAGAAGGTGGAGAGGGTTCGGCAAGCTAAGCAGCACTGGGAAGAACAGTGCCGGTTATTCATGGGCATTTGA